A window from Carassius carassius chromosome 40, fCarCar2.1, whole genome shotgun sequence encodes these proteins:
- the LOC132121853 gene encoding uncharacterized protein LOC132121853 produces MINILVAHMIDTHGQLPTKAIREQYALGIVMLFPSLRDPYSKKGYEHFYDAASNTGYIAWRMKTVHRKIRRGSLPLDSPHDVSPGGPKCKRATNFEGQLDGDACREAISLLSHTTEKSLIFQKMRETFQHRQKLVKDPGSSVDILFTFPRFLDTKGLVDQDFTLLFDTETSSRLLQKWDTFFRPNVIREAKQLTSTAELSQLLLSAECPKGSDLHETIYDHEMASLLLLIHLLPPSPGGLKSPKISACDAAERLVIFHKSCCSLEEHLNNIQHQHPYLLAVGRQKSKIEGFYIILDKHLIPCQTTVYNIDVGQMKESPRVRDLRARLLNQTVTLT; encoded by the exons ATGATCAACATTCTGGTGGCTCACATGATTGATACacatgg GCAACTCCCTACTAAAGCCATCAGAGAACAGTATGCTCTTGGCATAGTGATGCTGTTCCCTTCCCTCAGAGATCCTTATTCCAAGAAAGGCTAT GAACACTTTTATGACGCTGCAAGCAACACAGGATACATTGCTTGGCGTATGAAAACAGTCCACAGAAAGATTAGACGAGGATCTTTGCCACTAGACAGCCCTCATGATGTTTCTCCAGGAGGCCCAAAATGCAAAAGGGCTACTAATTTTGAAGGGCAACTTGATGGGGATGCTTGCAGAGAGGCCATTTCTTTGCTCAGCCACACTACAGAGAAGTCCCTAATATTCCAAAAGATGAGAGAGACCTTTCAGCATCGGCAGAAGCTTGTTAAAGATCCAGGCTCTAGTGTTGATATCCTCTTCACCTTCCCAAGATTCCTAGATACAAAAGGCCTG GTTGATCAAGACTTCACTCTCCTGTTTGACACCGAGACATCCTCCAGGCTGCTTCAGAAGTGGGACACGTTCTTCAGGCCAAATGTCATTAGAGAGGCCAAGCAACTTACTTCAACGGCAGAGCTGAGTCAGTTGTTGCTCTCAGCAGAATGTCCTAAAGGAAGTGACCTTCATGAAACAA TCTACGACCATGAAATGGCATCCCTTCTTTTACTGATACATCTCCTTCCACCATCACCAGGAGGACTGAAGTCTCCAAAAATCAGTGCATGTGATGCTGCTGAAAGACTTGTAATCTTTCATAAG TCATGCTGCAGTTTGGAGGAGCACCTCAACAACATCCAGCATCAGCATCCGTACCTCCTTGCTGTTGGACGCCAGAAAAGCAAGATTGAGGGCTTCTACATCATCTTGGATAAGCATCTCATCCCATGCCAG ACAACAGTGTATAACATTGATGTAGGTCAAATGAAGGAGTCTCCCAGGGTTAGAGATTTGAGAGCCAGACTGCTCAACCAGACCGTAACCTTAACTTAA
- the LOC132121852 gene encoding uncharacterized protein LOC132121852, giving the protein MLICFICQKEHPDSQQLISHLRGEHSYYPGSKFKLICSQQGCRHQFQTYAGFRKHLNSVHSSIQLIAPTSTVGCSSSEPVASSSHALEDLMNPQHLSPCSSGLSDNNDSGLTKNSTKELCDSIVAKIQASGIPNSLVSSIVGDLEELTDELNSQAKHNILSALPTNDPYKTVINESFEKLENPFTNLNTEWKRNKYFKEKWGVVEPIEITLGVRYDNKLNKKSGTYDQVPVNDTFIYVPILETLKFMCRNPDICDLLRKDCRSEPDTFTDFSDGSYFKSHPLFTTKRHALQIQIYYDDFETANPLGSKRSIHKIGCLYFIVRNLPPKFNSVLMNIHLLALFHTQDVSKYGFDVILDPLINDIKILESQGLSLPFSDEQIYGTIAQITGDNLGMHSILGFNESFNSHHFCRLCLIEKNDSQTVYSEDDPKVVLRAQEIFEIHCKSLQENPQLRSLYGLKKKSIINTLKYFHVSNNYSFDIMHDLLEGVVQYEIKLLFGHLKQNFISEEDLLSRIYSFDYGFLERKNRPTKVILDSAGNSIGLNSIQTLCLVKNLPLLFGDIVPPGHKHWSLLLMLLQIMNIVFSPCLTSGLTVYLKHLIADHHKLFKYLYPHKNLIPKHHYMIHYPSSIRKIGPLLYMWSMRFEAKHKMFKDFFKNFKNITKSLAKKHQMAIAYHWETFTLKHNEFGPIKPFSIGNEVSNQMLEICELEVKDFFIAPWVYIF; this is encoded by the exons atgctgatctgttttatttgtcaaaaagaGCACCCAGACAGTCAACAGTTGATTTCCCATTTAAGAGGTGAACATAGTTATTATCCTGGATCTAAGTTCAAATTAATTTGTTCTCAGCAAGGTTGTAGGCATCAGTTCCAAACATATGCAGGTTTTCGTAAGCACCTTAATAGTGTTCATAGCAGCATTCAGCTGATTGCTCCAACTTCAACTGTTGGATGTTCCTCAAGTGAGCCAGTTGCAAGCTCATCTCATGCTTTGGAGGACCTTATGAATCCCCAGCATTTATCTCCTTGTTCCAGTGGTTTATCTGATAACAATGATTCAGGGCTTACTAAAAATTCAACTAAAGAATTGTGTGATTCCATTGTGGCCAAAATACAAGCAAGTGGGATTCCAAACAGTTTGGTGTCCTCAATTGTGGGAGATTTAGAGGAGCTAACAGATGAGCTTAACTCTCAGGCTAAGCATAACATACTTTCTGCTTTGCCTACAAATGACCCCTACAAAACTGTAATAAATGAATCTTTTGAAAAATTAGAAAACCCATTCACAAATCTGAATACAGAATGGAAAcgtaataaatactttaaagaaaAATGGGGAGTTGTAGAGCCCATTGAGATAACACTAGGTGTGCGGTATGACAACAAATTGAATAAGAAATCTGGTACTTATGACCAAGTTCCAGTGAATGATACTTTTATATATGTGCCAATTTTAGAAACGTTGAAATTCATGTGCAGAAATCCAGACATTTGTGACCTCCTAAGGAAAGATTGTAGATCAGAGCCTGACACTTTTACAGATTTTAGCGATGGAAGTTATTTTAAATCCCACcctttatttacaacaaaaagacatgcattacaaattcaaatatactatgaTGATTTTGAAACCGCTAACCCCCTTGGCTCCAAACGTAGTATCCACAAAATTGGCTGCctttattttattgtaagaaACTTGCCCCCAAAATTTAACTCAGTTCTGATGAACATTCATTTGTTAGCACTTTTTCACACACAAGACGTAAGCAAGTACGGTTTTGATGTTATACTGGATCCGTTGATAAATGATATAAAGATACTTGAAAGCCAAGGATTAAGTCTCCCATTCTCAGATGAGCAGATATACGGCACCATCGCACAAATCACTGGTGATAATCTAGGAATGCATTCAATTCTTGGTTTTAATGAGTCATTTAATAGCCATCATTTCTGTCGCCTTTGTTTAATTGAAAAGAATGATTCTCAAACAGTATACAGTGAGGATGATCCTAAGGTGGTCCTTCGTGCACAAGAAATCTTTGAAATACATTGCAAGTCTCTCCAGGAAAACCCACAATTGAGGTCACTatatggtttgaaaaaaaaatccataattaaTACACTGAAATACTTTCATGTTAGCAATAACTACTCATTTGATATAATGCATGACCTTCTTGAGGGCGTGGTTCAATATGAAATCAAATTGCTTTTTGGACATCTCAAACAAAACTTTATATCTGAAGAGGATTTACTTTCAAGGATTTATTCTTTTGATTATGGATTTTTAGAACGAAAAAATCGTCCCACAAAGGTTATTTTGGATAGTGCTGGTAATAGCATTGGTTTAAATTCCATTCAGACATTATGTCTTGTGAAAAATCTCCCACTTTTGTTTGGAGACATTGTTCCTCCAGGACACAAACACTGGAGTTTGTTGCttatgttacttcaaataatgaaCATTGTGTTTTCACCTTGTCTCACTTCAGGTTTGACAGTGTATTTGAAGCACTTGATTGCTGACCATCACAAACTATTCAAGTACTTGTATCCTCATAAAAATTTGATTCCTAAACATCATTACATGATACATTACCCTTCTTCTATAAGGAAAATTGGCCCCTTGTTATATATGTGGTCAATGAGGTTCGAAGCCAAACATAAGATgttcaaagatttttttaaaaatttcaaaaacataacaaaatcatTAGCTAAAAAGCATCAGATGGCCATTGCGTACCATTGGGAAACATTCACCCTCAAACATAATGAGTTTGGGCCAATTAAACCATTTTCCATAGGGAATGAGGTCAGCAATCAAATGCTTGAAAT CTGTGAACTGGAGGTCAAAGATTTCTTCATTGCCCCCTGGGTTTACATCTTTTGA
- the LOC132122596 gene encoding dickkopf-related protein 1-like has translation MLHIAMFSTACLILVGCIKAASTGSALLNSNAIKAGSGAASTGHTVSPSLEESPADSGSLNFALDTPQPLICESDEECGGDEFCFLSRGVCLQCKKRRKRCIRDAMCCPGNHCSNGVCLPNDPDMIHQIGMEEFVSISQENSTVVMPPKVATQGSPQNQMLKGIEGENCLRSSDCVEGLCCARHFWSKICKPVLKEGQVCTKHKRKGNHGLEIFQRCDCAEGLSCRTQRDGSKSSRSLHACQRH, from the exons ATGCTGCACATCGCCATGTTCTCTACCGCATGCCTCATTCTTGTGGGCTGCATCAAAGCAGCATCCACCGGTTCTGCGTTGCTCAACTCCAACGCTATTAAGGCCGGTTCAGGTGCGGCGAGTACCGGTCATACGGTCAGCCCGAGTCTGGAGGAGTCACCTGCGGACAGCGGCAGCCTGAACTTCGCTCTCGATACACCGCAG CCTTTAATCTGCGAGAGTGATGAGGAATGCGGTGGCGACGAGTTCTGCTTCCTGTCTCGCGGTGTCTGTCTCCAGTGCAAGAAGCGCAGGAAGCGTTGCATCCGGGATGCGATGTGCTGCCCTGGCAACCACTGCAGCAACG GAGTTTGCCTTCCAAATGATCCTGACATGATCCACCAGATTGGAATGGAAGAGTTTGTGTCCATCTCCCAAGAAAACTCAACTGTTGTGATGCCACCAAAAGTTGCAACTCAAGGTTCACCACAAAACCAAATGCTAAAAG GTATAGAGGGAGAGAACTGCCTGAGATCATCAGATTGTGTAGAGGGACTCTGCTGTGCCCGTCACTTTTGGTCCAAAATCTGCAAGCCCGTCCTAAAAGAAGGCCAGGTCTGCACCAAGCACAAGAGGAAAGGCAACCATGGCTTGGAGATATTCCAGCGTTGTGATTGTGCAGAAGGTCTGTCCTGCAGAACGCAAAGAGACGGCAGCAAGTCATCACGGAGTCTGCACGCTTGCCAGAGACACTGA